One genomic region from Shewanella aestuarii encodes:
- a CDS encoding cytoplasmic protein, whose protein sequence is MTAITHVHNYTVRCPHYQENQKPADWHNHIEVNHSCEIALNRITKWHNNAGSKLFEIDGITIRKADKEEAYFAMQSSRLKHDGHGLVTFKVFLDNCCQDVSVNEVMEYLIKDYQQRITKID, encoded by the coding sequence ATGACAGCTATTACTCATGTTCACAATTACACTGTTCGTTGCCCTCATTACCAAGAAAATCAAAAGCCTGCTGACTGGCATAATCATATTGAAGTTAACCACTCTTGCGAAATTGCGTTAAATAGAATCACTAAATGGCATAACAATGCCGGCAGTAAGTTATTTGAAATTGATGGCATCACGATCAGAAAAGCAGACAAGGAAGAAGCTTACTTTGCCATGCAAAGCAGCCGATTGAAACACGATGGACACGGCCTAGTGACCTTCAAGGTTTTCTTAGACAATTGCTGCCAAGATGTGTCTGTTAACGAAGTGATGGAATACCTGATTAAAGACTACCAGCAAAGAATTACTAAAATCGATTAA